A single Arcobacter sp. LA11 DNA region contains:
- the rpoD gene encoding RNA polymerase sigma factor RpoD yields the protein MSAKDLNKVIETTVKEYKDSILTFEKLIKIFSKAPSSANIKKLLAFIQLYNVTLISSQEQAKRMNAEEAKRKEDLIKKMKENDDDVFDLLKSKELLEWSRSDSPVRMYLREMGQIPLLTKEEEIEISKKIEMGEDVILDAICYVPYLIDFILEYKEPLVNRERKVKELFRNFDDEDSDSSDEPEEIEETDDSDDADGQGTKKQKKLDKRAETIINAFKILEKAKKDWLKFQAKEEAKSDSEADQMLFNLAIAFKKKVLKEALLDLGPTSKLITEIVKAMETALKSDTGFETELKKLEYKLPLFNDILLKNHQKILDNIVNLSKVQITSMVPEATMVSTYMEIKKLFQTAEASKGGFDLEPEELIDVLEQIKRGKRITDEAKTRMAKSNLRLVVSIAKRYTNRGLPFLDLIQEGNIGLMKAVDKFEYKKGYKFSTYATWWIRQAISRAIADQARTIRIPIHMIETINRINKIIRKGIQENGKEPDVDEIAKEVGLPVDKVKQVIKITKEPVSLEAPIGSDDDGKFGDFVPDEKAPTPVDNIMKEDLQGQIDQILAQLNEREQAVVRMRFGLMNDASDRTLEEIGKELSVTRERVRQIESSAIKKLKHPKVGKNLKNYVES from the coding sequence ATGAGCGCAAAAGATCTAAATAAAGTTATTGAAACTACTGTAAAAGAATACAAAGATTCAATACTTACATTTGAAAAACTTATTAAAATTTTTTCAAAAGCGCCATCATCTGCAAACATTAAAAAACTTTTAGCTTTCATACAACTATATAACGTAACGTTAATTAGTTCTCAAGAACAAGCAAAAAGAATGAATGCTGAAGAGGCGAAGAGAAAAGAAGACTTAATAAAAAAAATGAAAGAAAACGACGATGATGTCTTTGATCTTCTAAAGAGTAAAGAACTTCTTGAATGGTCAAGATCAGATTCTCCTGTTAGAATGTACCTAAGAGAAATGGGACAAATCCCTCTTCTTACAAAAGAAGAAGAGATTGAAATTTCTAAAAAAATTGAAATGGGTGAAGATGTTATTCTTGATGCCATATGTTATGTTCCATATTTAATTGATTTTATTTTAGAATACAAAGAACCTCTAGTAAATAGAGAAAGAAAAGTAAAAGAATTATTTAGAAACTTCGATGATGAAGATTCTGATTCTTCTGATGAACCTGAAGAAATTGAAGAAACAGATGATTCTGATGATGCTGATGGTCAAGGAACTAAAAAACAAAAAAAGCTTGATAAAAGAGCAGAAACAATTATCAATGCTTTTAAAATTTTAGAAAAAGCAAAAAAAGACTGGTTAAAGTTCCAAGCTAAAGAAGAAGCAAAATCTGATAGTGAAGCAGACCAAATGCTATTTAACTTAGCAATTGCATTTAAGAAAAAAGTTTTAAAAGAAGCATTATTAGACTTAGGTCCTACTTCTAAACTTATTACTGAAATTGTAAAAGCTATGGAAACTGCGCTTAAATCTGATACAGGTTTTGAAACAGAATTAAAAAAATTAGAGTATAAATTACCACTATTTAATGATATTTTATTAAAAAATCATCAAAAGATTTTAGATAATATTGTTAATTTATCAAAAGTACAAATTACTTCTATGGTTCCAGAAGCTACTATGGTTTCTACTTATATGGAAATTAAAAAACTTTTCCAGACAGCAGAAGCATCTAAAGGTGGATTTGATTTAGAACCTGAAGAATTAATTGATGTTCTAGAACAAATTAAAAGAGGTAAGAGAATCACTGATGAAGCTAAAACTAGAATGGCTAAATCAAACCTTAGACTTGTTGTATCTATTGCAAAAAGATATACAAACAGAGGTTTACCATTCTTAGATTTAATTCAAGAAGGTAATATTGGTCTTATGAAAGCCGTTGATAAGTTCGAATATAAAAAGGGATATAAATTCTCTACTTATGCAACTTGGTGGATTAGACAAGCAATCTCTAGAGCAATTGCAGACCAAGCTAGAACTATTAGAATTCCAATTCATATGATTGAAACTATTAATAGAATTAATAAAATCATTAGAAAAGGTATTCAAGAAAATGGTAAAGAGCCAGATGTAGATGAAATCGCAAAAGAAGTAGGACTACCAGTTGATAAAGTTAAACAAGTAATTAAAATTACTAAAGAACCTGTATCACTTGAAGCACCTATTGGTTCTGATGATGATGGTAAATTTGGAGACTTCGTTCCTGATGAAAAAGCTCCAACACCAGTTGATAATATCATGAAAGAAGATTTACAAGGTCAAATAGACCAAATTCTTGCACAGCTTAATGAAAGAGAACAAGCCGTTGTTAGAATGAGATTTGGTCTTATGAATGATGCATCAGATAGAACACTTGAAGAAATTGGGAAAGAACTTTCTGTTACAAGAGAAAGAGTTAGACAAATTGAATCGAGTGCTA